AGGAGATTTAGATTCAAATTCTTTGCTTCTTGAAAACAAAGAACAAACCAATGAAAAATGCAGCACTAGTTTCTTTTCCAAGATCTGGAGACGTAGAAGTATCGAAAACAACGGTTCAAGGTTAGTTGAAACCAACGGGAATGATGTTGGAGTCGCATTCTTTCTTCACCTTGAGGTCCATGATTCCAAGGCAGAGGAGAATGAAGAAGGGGATACAAGAATTCTGCCTGTTCGCTACTCAGATAACTATTTTTCCCTAGTTCCTGGTGAGGCTATGTCCATCAATCTCTCTTTTGAGGCCCCTCTTGGTGTCACTCCAAAAATTACCCTTCATGGTTGGAATCTTTCTCAATCTTTATCTGTCTGTTGATATATAGGTAACTCTTGGATTCCCTGTATATCTTGTGTATTATTACGAGATTGGTATCTATGGTTTTAAAAGTCCGAATTTTGTCATTGGAAGGACTACTTACGAGGGTTCTATCAAACCACGAGAACTAAATTCTAAGTATAAACCATATAACAAAATTGGAACTTAATAATATTTGGTTCAATCATTCATGGGTTAATGTTTGATTCAATTTTGAGGTACGAATGCTTTTGTTGTAGATCTTTTTGGTTCGGTTAGTTTGAATTACGTTAAAATAAGCCATTTTAGTTTGATTTAGTATTTGGTTAGTTCAACTTCAATCTTGGTTTGTTTAAGAACAAACATCTCTAAGCTTAGTTTTCTTCCATATGGAGCAATCATTAAATCGCTACCATTACGAACCAATACTTTATTCGATAATCTTTATGTTTCTTAGGCAATTAGGATCCCTCAtcttttttttgtaataatttatcTTCGTGGATTATTGATTCTTGTGTTTCAAAGTAAATTAAAGATGACAATACTTGTCGATCTATTGATATATTTGTTGATATATCCGTAAATTGAAGACTTAAACATCGATACTAAATATCCATGAATATCTCCAACATCTTACATAAACAATCATAAGATATAGAAATGTCATCTATCTAGTccaatatgaatatgaatactAATAACAATATCTATAATctcttttaagattaaaaaCAACTTACTTATTCATGAATAAGTAAATTTATTTATAGAGATATCTGTCAATATCAGAATTTTATCTATTTCCAATAAGATAGGGGAAAACATCAAATTTCAAGGAACATTATTGTGGGTAAGTTTTTCGAGTTTACAAAATAGATCAAAAGCTATGATTTATTGGGAAAAGGTTGGAGATGAAAAGTTTTTTAATTCAACTTTCTTAAAATCACACGTGTATCGAactattaaataaaataattgtcAAACATATTTATGATAagatagaaaaaaattgaaaccattACCAAATCAACGTAGTTACCGACTAAATTTGAACAACTTTCAATATTAAGCTAAGCTCTAGCTCAATTTTAACAATGACATTTTTCTCCAAAATGAGCATAGtttaattgtaaaaaaaaaattgttagagAAAACGAGAACTAAACCTTTGACTTTCAAGAACGAAAGTCATGCCAATACTATGAAACTAAGCTTTACCTCAATTTTGACAGAGACATTTTCCTCCAAGACGAGTATACCTCAACTTGTTTCAAAGTTATCCGTCCTACCGATTTTAACAATATTTCCCAAAAATATTGCCTTTTTGCACTAAGGTCAGGGGTCAAAATGCAAATAAAGGAACATAAAGGAAAAAAGTGTATTAACTAATAacctcaaaaaagaaaaaaaaaatactaacaaataaataataataaaaaaaataaagctGATTGAGTCTGAAGCCATGAGGATAGATCTCTAAGAACAccgagaaggaagaagaagaagaagaagaagaaagaagaagaaagaagaagaaagaagaagaaagaagacgaAAGAAGATGATGTCCGGTGGTAACTATACGACTATAGATAACCAAAATGTTTCTGGATCTGTGCCCGTAAGCCTTCTTCGTTTTTCCTTTTTAAGCTCTCGAATCTGCACCCACTTTTCTTCGAATCACATTCTAGGTACTCAAATCCGATTCAGTTTGATTAATTTCTCCATTGTCTCTCTTCTTTGATTCCTAGGCCGTTCCAGATCAGGGACAAATGACCGTTAAATTCACCGGTGAGTAATTTCTTTTATCTGACTCCGTTTTATGGATTCTgagatttaatattaaattttgtgTGTGATTAGGATTATAGGCTACATGAATTCcgaaaatgttgaattttttcTGGTCTTTTGGTTTACCGGAGAAATGTAGATAGGAAAAAGAATTTAGGGTTCTTATAGGAGGTTTATGTTCTTTAGGATCTAAAATTGACGTTAATTGGACTGAGGTTTGAAGACCAATTAGTTGGCTTACCTGTGGTAGATCTAAGTAAGTATTAATATGGAAAATGGGGAAGGGATTCGATTTCAGTTTTCACTGGGCGAGAAGCATTGTTGAATGAAAATTTGATTTTTGACTAAGATCTTGTAGTGTAGGAATGGTTTAGATATAAATATTGAAGTGGTATTTTAGATTAATCACAAATTATGAGGTTGGAGATCAAGTGTTAGAGTTTGATTTTGACCCACTTGActgtgtctttttttttttttttttttggctatTTGTTTCAAGATGATAACTGATTGATTTGTTATTGTAGACTCAAATCTTCAAACATTTCCTCCTTCGGGAACTCAAGGAAAGATCTCGGGTGGTTCTCAACCTCCTCGTGATGCTGATGGTATTTAAGATCTTTCTTTCGTTTTTTAGCTCAACATTATTTTTAACGTTTTCTACCTAGATATGAGAAGGTGATTCTACTGTTAAATCTCTTTAGGTGTTTTTCTGATCAAGACAAAAATTAGATGTTATCTTTTAAGGTAGGCCTAGGTTGAGAGGCACTGTCTTTTATCTCTTGCTCTATTTGATGAGAGAACAGATGAGAGGATGGTTGTACAAATTAGTTAGCAGGGACCTTGGTGGTCTGACCACTCAAAATTTGGTTACGTCAAGAATATAGTTCCTAATTACTTACAGACCAACTCTTCCACCTTGTACCAAAAAGAATTTTTAGATAATAATGAACTTCACATTATATTAATGGTTTCATCTTTTGAGACTTGTTCAACCATTGACTTCTGTATAACGGTATGCTTTGCTAGTTTATGTCTCATTAAGCATGGTGgttactttttttgtacagaagtTCATTTTCTATTTGTAGTACTAATAGGTGTTTCTTCCATTTAAGAAAATCTTATTCATCTCATAGAAAATTAGACAAAAATTATAATTTCCTCCTAATATTTTAAGAAATCTTACCTTGTCTTCTACAATATATTGTCATAAAGCTTTAAGTTTGAGCTAATAGGTAAATCTATCTGATGCAGATACATTTTCAAAACCTATCTCTGGCTCTGATGAATCCACCCAACAGGGTGGTGGTGGTTGGCTTCGGACCTTCGCAGTTTCTTCCTACAAACAATATTTTGATGTTGATACATCAGATGTTCTAGAGAGAATCAAAGATTCACTTTTTCCATTTAGAGGAACTTTCAATGAAAGGACAGCTGACACTCCAGATCTGTAAGCGTTTTTTCTGTAACTATACAAATGCGTGTCATCTCACTGAGCACCAATTGTAGCTTGTTATGGAAGAATGATATTAAAATATCTACATTTAAAATGGAAATTTCCTCGGATAGAGGTTTGAATTTTCTGTAGACAATTTACTTTGCAGAAAACTAAACAATAGTGAATTAAGGCATTAACTTTCTAGTGTAGCTATGAATTTTACTCTAGATGACAAATTCACAAATGTTCTGTCAATAATTTGATAAAAGGAAAAAGCATTCAATACTCTCTCCAATTTTCTGCTTCCAAATTTTCTCTTACCGTAATGCTTTCTAGTTTCTAGGATTGTAGTTATAATATTCTTTCAGAATGCATATACGTCTGAAGGTTAGTAGCTGAAGTTAGACTTAGTAAATGCTGATCATTATACCTGATTACTTTGTTCGAGGATCAATTATTATATGCTGAAGTTTCTACGATTGTAATTTCATTTTCTCCCCAGATACGGACCATTTTGGATATGTACTACCTTGATATTTGTGGCTGCTTCTATTGGAACGTTTGTAACATACTTGGCACACAAGTTacagaagaaagattggaactATGACATAAATTTGGTAACCTGGTCTGCTGGTTTGTTCTATGGATATGTCACAATTGTTCCTCTTGGACTTTATGTAATCCTCAAGTACTTCTCGGTGCCATCTGGCCTTGTTCAGCTCTTATGTCTCTATGGCTACTCCTTGTTTGTATTCATCCCAGCACTGGTAAGTCTAATCAGTCCATGATCGATACTTTTACTTATTGTAAATTGCATATTCTTTTGTTTCTCTTGAAATCTCCCTTGCCTCCCCTTtcctttaaattaaaaaaaaaaaggaaaaaggaaaagaaatccAACTGAGCTTAGCTCATCAGTAATTGACATAACTTTATCATTAAGATTGGAGGTTCGATCCTCCATCCCATGTTCTTAAAAACTGTATAACCTGTCCTTGTCTTACCCATGGCCTAAATTTGTATTGTGTTACATTCTCTTGGTTTTGTTTTTGTGTTCATGCCTATTCtcattatgtatatatattttttatatctcATTATTTCTTGTAAAATCTGTTTCCTTCCATAACAACAATAATATGAAAAGTTTACCTGATCTCTTTACGACATGTCGGTACCCTTTGACCTTTTGTGTTAATTTCTGTGATACCATGAAAGATATCAACCAGTTGATTGGTACACCCCAAATGCTTACCTCGCGATATACACTTCTCTACTTGTCAGATGCTCAAATGTGTTGCGTTTTGTATTTGCAGTGTCTCTCTGTTGTTCCATTGGAAATTTTCCGATGGGTTATCGCAGGTGTGGCCGGGTTCATGTCAGCAACATTTGTGGCACTCAATCTCCGAGCTCACATAAAGTCAGCCGGTGAGAGATGGTTTTTGATTGTGGCCAGTATCTTCTTGCTGCAGTTAGCTCTTGCTGTCATTCTCAAACTATATCTCTTCACTGTTACCGTATGAAAACTAAACTTCCCCTCCACTTTTGTTAAACAGATTGTAGATTACAAACTATATAACTTCCTTTGAGGCCAATGGTCTCTAATACTTGCCATGTTTAGCAAAACCATATCATTcattaattgaaaaaagaaaaaaacatcttatatgttatatatataagGTCTCGATAGATTTTACTAACCTTGTTACAAGAACATATGGGATCCATCCATCTCTAATCTATCCTCTTGCATTTTTCCATTTCATTTGGTTGGTCTTTTCATTGTTAGGAAGATTTGGACCTATAAACATATCTCACGGAGGAGAAGGTAtgactttgaaattttgtaaGTGTATTAGTTTACATTATTATCAAATGACTTCATTGACATACTAATTGTTGTATCAATTAGATCTCTAAATATATTTGAATGAATAAATTTAGACTCTTGAATAgaattttctttgaaaattgtTCATGCATTTACTCTAATAATTCATTTTGAAAACCGATATTTGAAGAAGTCTACACGTGTTTGAGAATGAATGCAAGTATGATTTTCAAAGGAAATTGACATGGAAGGTCTAAATTGATTGACTTATagaatttagaaaattttaatttactcAAATTATAAGTGATATTAGTTGTATAAAATTTAGAGAAAGGTGTAAATTGATACACTTGAGAGagtatatataattattagtttaagattttaatttatataacaCTCAAAGTTTACAGAGACAAATCGATACTTGCATACGAAATGAAGGAACATCTCATCCTATTCTTCTATAATGTCTACTCAATCATAGAACTGTGGCCTTTGTTAGTCTAATATCCAAACCCTCAGTTTTTATTACGGATCGATAACGTCAACTTT
The sequence above is drawn from the Cucumis melo cultivar AY chromosome 2, USDA_Cmelo_AY_1.0, whole genome shotgun sequence genome and encodes:
- the LOC103492175 gene encoding uncharacterized protein LOC103492175 produces the protein MMSGGNYTTIDNQNVSGSVPAVPDQGQMTVKFTDSNLQTFPPSGTQGKISGGSQPPRDADDTFSKPISGSDESTQQGGGGWLRTFAVSSYKQYFDVDTSDVLERIKDSLFPFRGTFNERTADTPDLYGPFWICTTLIFVAASIGTFVTYLAHKLQKKDWNYDINLVTWSAGLFYGYVTIVPLGLYVILKYFSVPSGLVQLLCLYGYSLFVFIPALCLSVVPLEIFRWVIAGVAGFMSATFVALNLRAHIKSAGERWFLIVASIFLLQLALAVILKLYLFTVTV